The following proteins come from a genomic window of Pseudomonas sp. Z8(2022):
- a CDS encoding YqfO family protein — MYKLCFYVPEAHLEPVKKAVFTAGGGRIGLYDSCCWQVLGQGQFRALEGSQPFIGQVGSVEQVAEWRVEMVVADELIHDAVKALKASHPYETPAFDVWRLSDLQF, encoded by the coding sequence ATGTACAAACTGTGTTTCTACGTACCGGAAGCCCATCTGGAGCCGGTAAAAAAGGCGGTATTCACAGCCGGCGGCGGGCGCATCGGTCTGTATGACAGTTGCTGCTGGCAGGTGCTGGGTCAGGGGCAGTTCCGCGCTCTGGAAGGTAGCCAGCCGTTCATCGGTCAGGTCGGCAGTGTCGAGCAGGTTGCCGAGTGGAGGGTGGAAATGGTCGTCGCCGACGAGTTGATTCACGATGCGGTCAAGGCCCTGAAGGCGAGCCATCCGTACGAAACACCAGCCTTCGATGTCTGGCGGTTGTCCGATCTGCAGTTCTGA
- the purT gene encoding formate-dependent phosphoribosylglycinamide formyltransferase, whose amino-acid sequence MPRIGTPLSPSATRVLLCGCGELGKEVVIELQRLGCEVIGVDRYANAPAMQVAHRSHVIDMLDGAALRAVIEQEQPHYIVPEIEAIATATLVELEAEGFNVVPTARAAQLTMNREGIRRLAAEELGLPTSPYHFSDTFEEYVVAVKSVGYPCVVKPIMSSSGKGQSVLRSDDDLQRAWDYAQEGGRAGKGRVIVEGFIDFDYEITLLTVRHAAGTSFCAPIGHRQENGDYQESWQPQPMSAKALAESERVALAVTEALGGRGLFGVELFIKGNQVWFSEVSPRPHDTGLVTLISQELSEFALHARAILGLPIPVIRQMGASASAVILVEGHSQQASFANLGAALSEEDTALRLFGKPEVRGLRRMGVALARDESIEAARAKALRSAQAVRVQL is encoded by the coding sequence ATGCCCCGTATTGGAACCCCTCTGTCGCCTTCCGCGACCCGTGTACTGCTGTGTGGCTGCGGCGAGCTCGGCAAGGAAGTAGTGATCGAGCTGCAGCGCCTGGGCTGCGAAGTCATCGGTGTGGACCGCTATGCCAATGCTCCGGCCATGCAGGTGGCGCACCGCAGCCATGTCATCGACATGCTTGACGGCGCGGCACTGCGCGCGGTGATCGAGCAGGAGCAGCCGCACTACATCGTCCCGGAGATCGAGGCCATCGCCACCGCTACGCTGGTCGAGCTGGAGGCCGAAGGCTTCAACGTGGTGCCGACCGCACGTGCCGCTCAGCTGACCATGAACCGCGAAGGTATCCGTCGCCTGGCCGCTGAAGAGCTGGGCCTGCCGACTTCGCCTTACCACTTCTCCGATACCTTCGAGGAGTACGTGGTTGCGGTGAAATCCGTCGGCTACCCCTGCGTGGTCAAGCCGATCATGAGCTCATCCGGCAAGGGCCAGAGCGTGCTCAGGAGCGATGACGATCTGCAGCGCGCCTGGGATTACGCCCAGGAAGGCGGCCGTGCCGGCAAGGGGCGGGTGATCGTCGAGGGCTTCATCGACTTCGATTACGAAATCACCCTGCTCACCGTGCGCCACGCTGCTGGTACCAGCTTCTGCGCGCCGATCGGCCATCGTCAGGAGAACGGCGACTATCAGGAATCCTGGCAGCCGCAGCCGATGAGCGCCAAGGCCCTGGCCGAATCCGAACGCGTCGCCCTGGCGGTGACCGAGGCGCTGGGCGGGCGTGGCCTGTTCGGTGTCGAGCTGTTCATCAAGGGGAATCAGGTCTGGTTCAGCGAAGTCTCGCCGCGCCCGCATGACACCGGTCTGGTGACGCTGATTTCCCAGGAGCTGTCCGAGTTCGCCCTGCACGCCCGCGCCATCCTTGGCCTGCCGATTCCGGTGATCCGCCAGATGGGGGCGTCGGCCTCGGCGGTGATTCTGGTGGAGGGCCATTCGCAGCAGGCCAGTTTCGCCAATCTCGGCGCTGCACTGAGCGAGGAAGACACGGCGTTGCGCCTGTTCGGCAAGCCTGAAGTCAGGGGGCTGCGCCGGATGGGTGTGGCGCTGGCGCGTGACGAGTCCATCGAAGCGGCCCGTGCCAAGGCGCTGCGCAGCGCGCAAGCGGTCCGCGTCCAGTTGTGA
- a CDS encoding DUF1289 domain-containing protein: protein MSDVEKPVRSPCVQVCALDELDICIGCQRTATEITRWGRMDNVERREVLQICLERARASGLLSMPS from the coding sequence ATGAGTGATGTGGAAAAGCCGGTGCGTTCGCCCTGCGTGCAGGTCTGTGCACTGGACGAGCTGGATATCTGCATCGGCTGCCAGCGTACTGCCACCGAAATTACCCGTTGGGGCCGCATGGACAATGTCGAGCGCCGCGAGGTGTTGCAAATCTGCCTGGAGCGCGCCCGCGCCTCAGGTCTGCTATCGATGCCTTCCTGA
- a CDS encoding L,D-transpeptidase family protein, with product MRWLLPLLCLILSFNTLASTTPAPGSRTVDKVLVLKSERKLHLQQRGETIKSYRISLGKQPAGAKQREGDLRTPEGFYWIDWRKPSDKYQLSLHISYPNARDLAKAREAGVPPGGMIMIHGTPLDEEYPEWFFHTLDWTEGCIAMKNADMREVWSLVKDGTLIEIRP from the coding sequence ATGCGCTGGTTGTTGCCCCTGCTCTGCCTGATTCTCAGCTTCAACACCCTGGCCAGCACCACGCCAGCACCCGGCAGCCGCACCGTTGACAAGGTGCTGGTGCTGAAGTCCGAACGCAAACTGCATCTGCAGCAACGCGGCGAAACCATCAAGTCCTACCGTATCTCCCTGGGCAAGCAACCCGCCGGCGCCAAGCAGCGCGAAGGCGATCTACGCACACCGGAAGGTTTCTACTGGATCGACTGGCGCAAGCCGAGCGACAAGTACCAGCTGTCGCTGCACATCTCCTACCCCAACGCCCGCGACCTGGCCAAGGCCCGGGAAGCCGGCGTGCCGCCGGGCGGCATGATCATGATCCACGGCACTCCGCTGGACGAGGAATACCCGGAATGGTTCTTCCATACGCTGGACTGGACCGAGGGCTGCATCGCCATGAAAAACGCCGACATGCGCGAGGTATGGAGCCTGGTCAAGGATGGAACGCTGATCGAAATCAGACCCTGA
- a CDS encoding NUDIX hydrolase, producing the protein MKFCSQCGNAVTLMIPAGDNRMRHVCGHCATVHYENPRIVAGCLPVWRDQVLLCRRGIEPRRGYWTLPAGFMENGETIEQAAARETLEEACARVRDLSLYTFFDLPHISQVYMMFRAELVDLDFGVGEESLEVRLFEESQIPWSELAFPTIGRTLECFFADRRQNAFPVRNEPLEALRTHYTPR; encoded by the coding sequence ATGAAATTCTGCAGCCAGTGCGGCAACGCCGTCACGCTGATGATCCCGGCAGGCGACAACCGCATGCGCCATGTCTGTGGTCACTGCGCCACCGTACATTACGAGAACCCGCGTATCGTCGCCGGCTGCCTGCCCGTGTGGCGAGATCAGGTGTTGCTGTGCCGTCGCGGCATAGAGCCGCGCCGGGGCTACTGGACCTTGCCTGCCGGCTTCATGGAAAACGGCGAGACCATCGAACAGGCCGCAGCTCGTGAAACCCTCGAAGAGGCCTGCGCCCGGGTGCGCGACCTGAGCCTCTATACCTTCTTCGATCTGCCGCACATCAGCCAGGTGTACATGATGTTTCGCGCCGAACTGGTCGATCTGGACTTTGGCGTCGGCGAAGAGAGCCTGGAAGTGCGTCTGTTCGAGGAATCGCAGATCCCCTGGTCGGAGCTGGCTTTCCCGACCATAGGCCGTACCTTAGAATGCTTCTTCGCCGACCGTCGGCAGAACGCCTTCCCGGTACGCAATGAGCCACTCGAAGCGCTACGTACCCATTACACACCCCGTTGA
- the tadA gene encoding tRNA adenosine(34) deaminase TadA, translated as MKTPQIIDRSRDEHFMRLALTQARLGSEQGEVPVGAVLVQDGEVVGQGFNCPILRHDPSAHAEMVAIRAAAQSVQNYRLPGSTLYVTLEPCSMCAGLIVHARIARVVFAATEPRAGIAISQGQFFDQHFLNHRVLVEGGLLAEESGALLKEFFKARRG; from the coding sequence ATGAAAACACCGCAGATCATCGACCGCTCGCGTGACGAGCATTTCATGCGTCTGGCGCTGACGCAGGCGCGCCTGGGCTCCGAGCAGGGTGAAGTGCCGGTCGGTGCCGTGCTGGTACAGGACGGCGAAGTAGTGGGCCAGGGCTTCAACTGCCCGATCCTGCGTCACGACCCCAGCGCTCATGCCGAAATGGTGGCGATACGCGCAGCGGCGCAAAGTGTGCAGAATTATCGACTGCCCGGCAGCACTCTGTATGTCACGCTGGAGCCCTGCAGCATGTGCGCCGGCCTGATCGTGCATGCCCGCATCGCCCGTGTGGTGTTCGCGGCTACTGAGCCGCGTGCAGGCATAGCGATCAGCCAGGGGCAGTTCTTCGATCAGCATTTTCTCAACCATCGCGTGCTGGTGGAGGGGGGATTGCTGGCCGAGGAGAGTGGGGCGCTGCTGAAAGAATTCTTCAAGGCTCGGCGCGGCTGA
- the purL gene encoding phosphoribosylformylglycinamidine synthase, whose product MLILRGAPALSAFRHGKLLEQLTSKVPAVTGLYAEFAHFADVTGVLSADEEQVLARLLKYGPSVPVQEPSGKLFLTIPRFGTISPWSSKASDIARNCGLAKIQRLERGIAYYVSGELSEADSAAVAALLHDRMTQLVLSKLEDASALFSHAQPKPLTAIDVLGGGRAALEQANQDLGLALAEDEIDYLVKSFNDLGRNPHDIELMMFAQANSEHCRHKIFNASWDIDGESQDKSLFGMIKNTYQMHSEGVLSAYKDNASVIEGFTAGRFFPNPETRQYGAVQEPVHILMKVETHNHPTAIAPFPGASTGSGGEIRDEGATGRGAKPKAGLTGFSVSNLNIPGFLQPWEKPYGKPERIVSALDIMIEGPLGGAAFNNEFGRPALNGYFRTFEQAVSSPRGEEVRGYHKPIMLAGGLGNIRENHVQKGEISVGAKLIVLGGPAMLIGLGGGAASSMATGASSADLDFASVQRENPEMERRCQEVIDRCWQLGEANPIKFIHDVGAGGISNALPELINDGGRGGRFELRNVPNDEPGMAPHEIWCNESQERYVLSVDAADFERFQAICERERCPFAVVGEATAEPHLTVTDSHFDNTPVDMPLEVLLGKPPRMHRSVSREAEQGDDFNAASVDIEEALGRVLRHPAVASKSFLITIGDRTITGLVARDQMVGPWQVPVADCAVTATSFDVYTGEAMAMGERTPLALLDAPASGRMAVAETITNLAAARIGKLSDIKLSANWMAAAGHPGEDARLYDTVKAVGMELCPQLGITIPVGKDSMSMKTRWQDEGVDKSVTAPLSLVISGFAPVQDIRQTLTPQLRMDKGETDLILIDLGRGQNRMGASILAQVYAQIGQQVPDLDDAEDLKAFFAVIQGLNADGHLLAYHDRSDGGLLTTVLEMAFAGHCGLALNLDALADDVSELPAVLFNEELGAVIQVHQDVTPEVLAQFSAAGLDDCVAVIGQAVNSGDVSISFNGESVFAGERRLLQRQWAETSYRIQRLRDNAQCADQEFDLLLEEDNPGLSVKLGFDVNQNIAAPYIKKGVRPQVAILREQGVNGQVEMAAAFDRAGFSAIDVHMSDILAGRVSLEEFKGLVACGGFSYGDVLGAGEGWAKSVLFNARARDAFQGFFERKDSFALGVCNGCQMMSNLHELIPGTEFWPHFVRNRSEQFEARVAMVQVQESASIFLQGMAGSRMPIAIAHGEGHAEFESEEALLEADLLGTVALRFVDNHGKVTETYPANPNGSPRGITGLCSRDGRVTIMMPHPERVFRAVQNSWRPDEWQEDGGWMRMFRNARVWVD is encoded by the coding sequence ATGTTGATCCTGCGCGGCGCTCCCGCCCTTTCCGCTTTCCGCCATGGCAAATTGCTTGAGCAACTGACCAGCAAGGTGCCGGCCGTGACCGGGCTGTACGCCGAGTTCGCGCATTTCGCCGACGTGACAGGCGTGCTCAGTGCCGATGAGGAACAAGTGCTGGCGCGATTGCTCAAGTACGGCCCGAGTGTGCCGGTGCAGGAGCCCAGCGGCAAACTGTTCCTGACCATTCCGCGTTTCGGCACCATTTCACCCTGGTCGAGCAAGGCCAGCGACATCGCCCGCAACTGCGGCCTGGCCAAGATCCAGCGTCTGGAACGTGGTATCGCCTATTACGTCAGCGGCGAATTGAGTGAGGCCGACAGTGCTGCCGTCGCCGCTCTGCTGCATGACCGCATGACCCAGCTGGTGCTGAGCAAGCTCGAAGATGCCTCCGCGCTGTTCAGCCATGCCCAGCCCAAACCGCTGACTGCCATCGACGTACTCGGTGGTGGCCGCGCCGCCCTGGAACAGGCCAACCAGGATCTGGGTCTGGCCCTCGCCGAGGACGAGATCGACTACCTCGTGAAGAGCTTCAATGACCTGGGGCGCAATCCGCACGACATCGAACTGATGATGTTCGCCCAGGCCAACTCCGAGCACTGCCGTCACAAGATCTTCAATGCCAGCTGGGATATCGACGGCGAGAGCCAGGACAAGTCGCTGTTCGGCATGATCAAGAACACCTACCAGATGCACAGTGAAGGCGTGCTGTCGGCATACAAGGACAACGCCTCGGTCATCGAGGGTTTCACCGCAGGACGTTTCTTCCCCAATCCTGAGACCCGCCAATACGGCGCGGTGCAGGAGCCGGTGCACATTCTGATGAAGGTGGAGACGCACAACCACCCGACGGCCATCGCCCCCTTCCCCGGCGCCTCCACCGGCTCCGGCGGCGAGATCCGCGATGAAGGTGCCACCGGACGCGGAGCCAAGCCGAAGGCCGGTCTGACCGGTTTCTCGGTCTCCAACCTGAACATCCCCGGTTTCCTCCAGCCCTGGGAAAAGCCCTACGGCAAGCCTGAGCGCATCGTCAGCGCGCTGGACATCATGATCGAAGGCCCCCTGGGCGGCGCCGCGTTCAACAACGAGTTCGGTCGTCCGGCGCTCAATGGCTACTTCCGTACCTTCGAGCAGGCGGTGAGCAGTCCGCGCGGTGAGGAAGTGCGCGGTTACCACAAGCCGATCATGCTTGCCGGCGGTCTCGGCAACATCCGCGAGAACCATGTGCAGAAGGGCGAGATTTCCGTCGGCGCCAAGCTGATCGTGCTCGGCGGCCCGGCCATGCTTATCGGTCTGGGCGGCGGCGCCGCATCGTCGATGGCCACCGGTGCCAGCTCTGCCGATCTGGACTTCGCCTCGGTGCAGCGCGAGAACCCGGAAATGGAACGCCGTTGTCAGGAGGTCATCGACCGCTGCTGGCAGTTGGGCGAGGCCAACCCGATCAAGTTCATTCACGACGTCGGCGCCGGCGGTATCTCCAACGCCCTGCCGGAACTGATCAATGATGGTGGTCGTGGTGGTCGTTTCGAGCTGCGCAACGTGCCCAATGACGAGCCGGGCATGGCCCCGCACGAAATCTGGTGCAACGAGTCGCAGGAGCGCTATGTGCTGTCGGTCGATGCGGCCGATTTCGAGCGTTTCCAGGCCATCTGCGAGCGCGAGCGCTGCCCCTTCGCCGTGGTCGGCGAGGCCACTGCCGAGCCGCATCTGACCGTCACCGACAGCCATTTCGACAACACTCCGGTGGACATGCCGCTGGAAGTGCTGCTGGGCAAGCCGCCGCGCATGCACCGCAGCGTCAGCCGCGAAGCGGAGCAGGGCGATGACTTCAACGCCGCCAGCGTCGATATCGAAGAAGCGCTGGGCCGTGTGCTGCGTCACCCGGCCGTGGCCAGCAAGAGCTTCCTGATCACCATCGGCGACCGCACCATCACCGGCCTTGTGGCTCGCGACCAGATGGTCGGCCCTTGGCAGGTTCCGGTGGCCGACTGCGCCGTGACTGCCACCAGCTTCGACGTCTACACCGGCGAAGCCATGGCCATGGGCGAGCGCACCCCGCTGGCGCTGCTCGACGCACCGGCATCCGGCCGTATGGCCGTTGCTGAAACCATTACCAACCTGGCTGCTGCGCGCATCGGCAAGCTCTCCGACATCAAGCTGTCGGCCAACTGGATGGCTGCCGCCGGCCATCCGGGCGAAGACGCCCGCCTGTATGACACCGTCAAGGCCGTGGGCATGGAGCTGTGCCCGCAGCTTGGCATCACCATCCCGGTGGGCAAGGACTCCATGTCCATGAAGACCCGCTGGCAGGACGAGGGCGTCGACAAGAGCGTGACCGCGCCGCTGTCGCTGGTGATCTCCGGCTTCGCCCCGGTGCAGGACATCCGCCAGACCCTGACTCCGCAGCTGCGCATGGACAAGGGCGAGACCGATCTGATCCTGATCGACCTCGGTCGCGGCCAGAATCGCATGGGCGCCTCGATCCTGGCGCAGGTCTACGCGCAGATCGGCCAGCAGGTGCCGGACCTCGACGATGCCGAAGACCTCAAGGCATTCTTCGCCGTGATCCAGGGCCTCAACGCCGATGGCCACCTGCTGGCCTACCATGATCGCTCCGACGGTGGTTTGCTGACTACCGTGCTGGAGATGGCCTTCGCCGGCCATTGCGGCCTGGCGCTGAACCTCGATGCGCTGGCTGACGATGTCTCCGAGCTGCCGGCCGTGCTGTTCAACGAGGAGCTGGGTGCGGTCATTCAGGTTCACCAGGACGTCACACCGGAAGTGCTGGCGCAGTTCAGCGCCGCCGGTCTGGATGACTGCGTGGCGGTGATCGGTCAGGCCGTGAACAGCGGCGACGTCAGCATCAGCTTCAACGGTGAGTCGGTGTTCGCTGGTGAGCGTCGTCTGTTGCAGCGCCAGTGGGCCGAGACCAGCTACCGCATTCAGCGCCTGCGCGACAACGCCCAGTGCGCCGACCAGGAATTCGACCTGCTGCTGGAAGAGGACAACCCCGGCCTGTCGGTCAAGCTGGGTTTCGACGTCAATCAGAACATCGCCGCGCCTTACATCAAGAAAGGCGTGCGTCCGCAGGTGGCGATCCTGCGTGAGCAGGGCGTCAACGGTCAGGTGGAAATGGCCGCAGCGTTCGATCGCGCCGGCTTCTCCGCCATCGACGTGCACATGAGTGACATCCTGGCCGGCCGCGTCAGCCTGGAAGAGTTCAAGGGCCTGGTGGCCTGCGGCGGCTTCTCCTACGGTGACGTGCTTGGCGCTGGCGAAGGCTGGGCCAAGTCGGTGCTGTTCAACGCTCGTGCGCGCGATGCCTTCCAAGGCTTCTTCGAGCGCAAGGACAGTTTCGCCCTCGGCGTGTGCAACGGCTGCCAGATGATGAGCAACCTGCATGAGCTGATTCCCGGCACCGAGTTCTGGCCGCACTTCGTGCGCAACCGCTCCGAGCAGTTCGAGGCGCGCGTGGCGATGGTGCAGGTGCAGGAATCGGCCTCGATCTTCCTGCAGGGCATGGCCGGTTCGCGTATGCCGATCGCCATTGCTCACGGTGAGGGGCATGCCGAGTTCGAAAGCGAGGAAGCACTGCTGGAGGCCGATCTGTTGGGCACCGTTGCGCTGCGCTTCGTCGACAACCATGGCAAGGTCACTGAAACCTATCCGGCCAACCCCAACGGCTCGCCGCGCGGTATCACCGGTCTGTGCAGTCGCGACGGCCGTGTGACCATCATGATGCCGCACCCGGAACGTGTGTTTCGTGCCGTGCAGAACTCCTGGCGCCCGGACGAATGGCAGGAAGACGGCGGCTGGATGCGCATGTTCCGCAACGCCCGCGTCTGGGTGGACTAA
- a CDS encoding CoA pyrophosphatase, with amino-acid sequence MLDELLHRVRGYSPRPLETERSFPEAAVLVPITRSDDPELVLTLRASGLSTHGGEVAFPGGRRDPEDRDLVDTALREADEEIGLPPGLVEVVGPLSSLVSRHGIQVTPYVGVVPDFVEYKANDAEIASVFSVPLEFFRNDPREMTHRIDYLGRSWYVPSYTYGEYRIWGLTAIMVVELVNLVFDDARIALHQPPEHFIHLR; translated from the coding sequence ATGCTGGACGAGTTGCTCCATCGCGTGCGCGGTTACAGCCCGCGTCCTCTGGAGACCGAGCGCAGCTTCCCCGAGGCGGCGGTGCTGGTCCCGATTACCCGCAGTGATGACCCTGAGCTGGTACTGACCCTGCGCGCCAGCGGTTTGTCGACTCACGGTGGCGAGGTTGCCTTCCCCGGCGGCCGGCGTGATCCGGAAGACCGCGATCTGGTGGATACCGCGTTGCGTGAGGCCGATGAAGAAATCGGCCTGCCGCCTGGCCTGGTTGAAGTGGTCGGGCCACTCAGCAGCCTGGTTTCTCGCCATGGCATTCAGGTCACGCCTTACGTCGGAGTGGTGCCGGATTTCGTCGAGTACAAGGCCAACGACGCGGAGATCGCCTCGGTGTTTTCGGTACCGCTGGAGTTCTTCCGCAATGACCCGCGCGAGATGACTCACCGCATCGATTACCTCGGGCGCAGCTGGTACGTGCCGTCCTACACCTATGGCGAGTACCGCATCTGGGGGCTCACCGCGATCATGGTGGTGGAGCTGGTCAACCTGGTCTTCGACGATGCGCGGATCGCCCTGCACCAGCCGCCCGAACACTTCATACACCTGCGCTGA
- the mltF gene encoding membrane-bound lytic murein transglycosylase MltF: MFARPAIRMRCAKGLLAIGTLLMLAGCGEEAKPSVLEQAKAEGELRVVTRNSPSTYFQDRNGATGFEYELAKRFANDLGLELKIETADNLDNLFASLGRLNGPVMAAAGLVDTAQRQRQARFSIPYLEVTPQVIYRQGEPRPTKPQDLVGKRILVLAGSSHAEQLAALKLEQPDLQFEVSDAVEVVDLLRMVDEGQIDLTLVDSNELAMNQVYFPNVRVAFDLGDTNTMRWAVAAGEDDSLLLEIDAFLKRAEANGTLQRLKERYYGHVDVLGYVGAYTFAQHLQQRLPRYEKMFRQAGQANQIDWRLLAAMGYQESLWQPNATSKTGVRGLMMLTQRTAQSVGVSNRLDPKQSIEGGARYFIQVHQQLPESIAEPDRTWFALAAYNIGGGHLEDARKLTEAEGLDPNKWSDVQKILPRLSQKQWYSKTRYGYARGGEPVHFVRNIRRYYDILTWVTQPQLEGTQVAESGIHFPGIDKRKPDEQTPPL, translated from the coding sequence ATGTTTGCACGACCTGCGATACGCATGCGTTGCGCCAAAGGGCTGTTGGCGATTGGAACCCTCCTGATGCTTGCTGGCTGTGGCGAAGAGGCCAAGCCCAGCGTACTAGAGCAGGCAAAGGCGGAGGGTGAGCTGCGCGTGGTCACTCGCAACAGCCCCTCCACCTACTTCCAGGACCGCAACGGGGCTACCGGCTTCGAATACGAACTGGCCAAGCGCTTCGCCAACGATCTCGGCCTGGAACTGAAGATCGAAACCGCGGACAACCTCGACAACCTGTTTGCCAGCCTGGGTCGCCTCAACGGCCCGGTAATGGCTGCCGCCGGCCTGGTGGACACGGCACAGCGCCAGCGTCAGGCGCGCTTCTCGATTCCTTATCTGGAGGTCACGCCCCAGGTCATTTACCGCCAGGGCGAACCCCGCCCGACCAAGCCGCAGGACCTGGTCGGCAAACGCATTCTGGTACTGGCCGGCAGCAGCCATGCCGAACAGCTGGCAGCACTCAAGCTGGAGCAACCGGACCTGCAATTCGAAGTATCCGATGCCGTCGAGGTGGTCGACCTGTTGCGCATGGTCGACGAAGGGCAGATCGATCTGACTCTGGTGGACTCCAACGAGTTGGCGATGAACCAGGTTTACTTCCCCAATGTACGGGTTGCCTTCGACCTGGGCGACACCAACACCATGCGTTGGGCGGTCGCCGCTGGCGAGGATGACAGCCTGCTACTGGAGATCGACGCCTTCCTCAAGCGCGCCGAGGCCAACGGCACTTTGCAGCGGCTGAAGGAACGTTATTACGGCCATGTCGACGTGCTCGGCTACGTCGGCGCCTACACCTTCGCCCAGCACCTGCAGCAGCGCCTGCCGCGTTACGAAAAGATGTTCCGGCAGGCCGGCCAGGCCAACCAGATCGACTGGCGTCTGCTGGCAGCCATGGGCTATCAGGAGTCGCTGTGGCAACCTAATGCCACCTCCAAGACAGGCGTGCGCGGCCTGATGATGCTGACCCAGCGAACCGCCCAGTCGGTCGGCGTCTCCAACCGTCTCGACCCCAAGCAGAGCATCGAAGGGGGCGCACGCTACTTCATCCAAGTGCATCAGCAACTGCCGGAAAGCATCGCCGAACCGGACCGCACCTGGTTCGCCCTGGCCGCCTACAACATCGGCGGTGGTCATCTGGAAGATGCGCGCAAGCTGACCGAAGCCGAAGGCCTGGACCCGAATAAATGGTCCGACGTGCAGAAGATTCTGCCGCGCCTGTCGCAGAAGCAGTGGTACAGCAAAACCCGATATGGCTATGCCCGTGGCGGCGAGCCGGTGCATTTCGTGCGCAACATCCGCCGCTACTACGACATCCTCACCTGGGTGACGCAGCCGCAGCTGGAAGGTACGCAAGTGGCCGAGAGCGGTATCCACTTCCCCGGTATCGACAAGCGCAAGCCCGACGAACAAACCCCACCACTGTAA
- a CDS encoding gamma carbonic anhydrase family protein — protein sequence MKYRLGSSRVDAHPDSWVAPSADLIGNIRLEAGASVWFGAVLRGDNELIHIGENSNVQDGSVMHTDMGFPLTLGKGVTVGHNVMMHGCTVDDYSLIGINAVILNGAKIGKYCIIGANSLIPEGKVIPDGSLVMGSPGKVVRELTEQQKKMLEASAAHYVHNAQRYARELVPDDE from the coding sequence ATGAAATACCGCCTGGGAAGCTCCCGTGTCGATGCCCATCCCGATAGCTGGGTTGCACCAAGCGCCGACCTGATCGGCAATATCCGCCTGGAGGCGGGGGCCAGTGTCTGGTTCGGTGCGGTGCTGCGTGGCGACAACGAGCTGATCCATATCGGAGAGAACAGCAACGTGCAGGACGGTAGCGTAATGCACACCGACATGGGCTTTCCGTTGACCCTGGGCAAGGGCGTCACCGTCGGTCACAACGTGATGATGCACGGCTGCACGGTGGACGATTACAGCCTCATCGGCATCAACGCGGTGATCCTCAACGGCGCCAAGATCGGCAAGTACTGCATCATCGGCGCCAACAGCCTGATTCCCGAAGGCAAGGTCATCCCTGATGGCAGCCTGGTGATGGGCAGCCCGGGCAAGGTGGTGCGCGAGTTGACCGAGCAGCAGAAGAAGATGCTCGAGGCCAGTGCTGCCCATTACGTCCATAATGCGCAGCGCTACGCTCGCGAGCTGGTACCTGACGATGAGTGA
- a CDS encoding CDGSH iron-sulfur domain-containing protein has protein sequence MPDCPPDCVQCLILRPAREQRLLLCRCGRSANLPYCDGSHNPPASGLADKWRRFFRGN, from the coding sequence ATGCCTGACTGCCCACCCGACTGCGTTCAATGCCTGATTCTGCGCCCTGCGCGCGAGCAGCGCTTGCTGCTGTGTCGCTGCGGTCGTTCCGCGAACCTGCCCTACTGCGACGGCAGTCATAATCCGCCCGCCTCAGGCCTGGCCGACAAATGGCGACGTTTTTTCCGCGGAAACTGA